The Tenuifilum sp. 4138str genome has a window encoding:
- a CDS encoding dipeptidase has translation MNRYFLIFLAFAFWGCSNRTVTDDAKLEQRAKALHSKMVTIDTHTDTPLNFLRTGFDFTGQNNTAIGSKVDLAKMEQGGLDAAFFAVFIGQRECTPEMYAQVNAKAKEIFEAIYTTVNKHSNRASIATKPDDVYRLKKEGKRAIYIGVENGYPIGDDLSQVKLFYDMGARYITLCHTRNNQICDSSTDPEGPRHNGLSKFGREVVAEMNRLGMIVDVSHISDKAFYDVLEVSKAPVIASHSCARAICDNPRNLTDDMLRAIARNGGVVQMCILSEYVKKGEPNPARDSAYRALRRKWNNFRGLTPEQEKQATTEWYELEEKYPASLATVADVADHIDHMVKVMGIDHVGIGTDFDGGGGVDGCADASQMYRITMELLRRGYSESDIRKIWGENFLRVFREVEKRKERG, from the coding sequence ATGAACAGATATTTCTTAATCTTCTTAGCTTTTGCTTTTTGGGGGTGTTCCAATCGTACCGTAACCGATGATGCAAAGCTCGAACAGCGTGCCAAAGCACTCCATTCCAAGATGGTTACCATTGATACCCATACCGATACCCCTTTAAATTTTCTCCGCACTGGCTTTGACTTTACCGGCCAAAACAACACCGCAATTGGCAGCAAGGTGGATTTGGCAAAAATGGAGCAGGGTGGGTTAGATGCTGCCTTTTTTGCAGTATTCATTGGTCAACGCGAGTGCACACCTGAAATGTATGCTCAGGTTAATGCAAAAGCCAAAGAGATATTTGAAGCTATTTACACTACCGTTAACAAGCACAGTAACCGTGCATCAATTGCAACTAAACCCGACGATGTGTATAGGTTAAAAAAGGAGGGTAAACGCGCCATTTACATAGGGGTTGAGAATGGTTACCCCATAGGTGATGATCTTAGCCAGGTAAAGCTATTCTACGATATGGGAGCTCGTTATATCACCCTTTGCCATACACGGAATAACCAGATATGCGACTCATCAACGGATCCTGAAGGCCCACGCCACAATGGACTAAGCAAATTTGGCCGCGAGGTAGTTGCGGAAATGAACCGCCTGGGAATGATAGTGGATGTGTCGCACATATCCGATAAGGCATTCTACGATGTACTGGAGGTTTCAAAGGCTCCTGTTATTGCCTCACACAGCTGCGCCCGCGCCATTTGCGATAATCCCCGCAATTTAACCGACGATATGCTCCGTGCCATTGCAAGGAATGGGGGAGTGGTACAGATGTGTATCCTGAGCGAGTATGTAAAAAAGGGTGAACCCAACCCCGCTCGCGATAGCGCTTACCGTGCTCTCCGTAGGAAGTGGAATAACTTCCGGGGCTTAACCCCCGAGCAGGAAAAACAGGCTACAACGGAGTGGTATGAGCTTGAGGAGAAATACCCCGCATCGTTGGCTACCGTGGCCGATGTGGCTGACCACATCGATCATATGGTTAAAGTAATGGGAATTGACCATGTGGGAATAGGCACCGATTTTGATGGCGGTGGCGGTGTTGATGGTTGTGCCGATGCCTCGCAGATGTACCGCATAACCATGGAGCTGCTCCGTAGGGGTTACTCCGAAAGCGATATACGCAAGATTTGGGGCGAAAACTTCTTACGAGTTTTCCGCGAGGTGGAAAAGAGGAAGGAGCGGGGATAG
- a CDS encoding AAA family ATPase, translating to MIINFSIKNFGSVKDRQTLSFKAEKSDHLENSYIIHANGLRLLKIALIYGANASGKTTILKALEFLRSLVLNPKTQKNEELDFQPFMFDPETPNQNSIISIEFIANNTRYFYEVEFSKKTVVYEFLNFHKPNKANVYKRTTDIKNQLTKIKFGNKIKIDETFEKNLEANTLWNNTVLGGFMKTNVDVKELKEVVEWFKNYLHPLIYSKTLLEGFVTSKIDKGELSKLDIINILKKADFHISDIVIKKEEIEIPDNFIDFVKKQLKAPNDEIKKLEEKGKVTSINIEFEYTVNQMKYTLPIEMESQGTRRFYCFAGLLALLIKKSTAFPIDELESSLHPDLYTHFIISFLLNSNKSQIIATTHNREILDNRDIFRKDAIWFTDKKEDCSTELFSLADFDSSIIRNTTNIYNAYKSGKLKASPNLGDTFIDLNI from the coding sequence ATGATAATCAACTTTAGCATAAAGAACTTCGGCTCTGTTAAAGATAGGCAAACACTATCCTTTAAAGCTGAAAAATCTGATCACTTAGAAAATAGTTATATTATCCATGCAAATGGACTTAGACTATTAAAAATTGCTCTAATTTATGGGGCCAATGCTTCTGGTAAGACAACCATACTAAAAGCGCTTGAATTTCTTAGAAGTTTAGTTTTAAATCCCAAAACTCAAAAAAACGAAGAATTAGATTTTCAACCATTTATGTTTGATCCAGAAACGCCTAATCAAAACTCAATAATTAGTATTGAATTTATCGCAAACAATACAAGATACTTTTATGAAGTCGAGTTTTCTAAAAAAACTGTAGTTTATGAATTCCTTAACTTCCACAAGCCAAATAAGGCTAATGTATATAAGCGAACAACAGATATTAAGAATCAATTAACAAAAATAAAATTTGGTAACAAAATTAAAATTGACGAAACTTTTGAAAAAAATCTTGAAGCAAACACACTTTGGAACAACACAGTCTTGGGTGGATTTATGAAAACGAATGTGGATGTGAAAGAGTTGAAAGAGGTTGTTGAATGGTTTAAGAACTATTTACACCCACTGATATACTCAAAAACATTATTAGAGGGATTTGTTACCTCAAAAATTGATAAAGGAGAATTATCTAAACTTGATATAATAAATATCCTTAAAAAGGCTGATTTTCATATTTCGGACATTGTAATAAAAAAAGAAGAAATAGAAATTCCAGATAATTTTATTGATTTTGTGAAAAAGCAACTAAAAGCACCAAACGATGAAATTAAGAAGTTGGAAGAAAAAGGTAAAGTAACTTCTATTAATATTGAGTTTGAGTATACGGTAAATCAAATGAAATATACACTCCCAATCGAAATGGAATCACAAGGCACAAGAAGATTCTATTGTTTCGCAGGTTTACTTGCATTGTTAATTAAAAAATCAACTGCATTTCCTATTGATGAATTAGAGTCCTCGCTCCACCCTGACTTATATACACATTTCATTATTTCTTTTTTGCTTAATTCCAATAAGTCACAAATAATAGCAACTACGCACAATAGGGAAATACTTGACAACAGAGATATTTTTAGAAAAGATGCTATTTGGTTTACAGATAAAAAAGAAGATTGTTCCACAGAATTGTTTTCTTTAGCTGATTTTGATAGTTCAATAATAAGAAATACAACAAATATCTACAATGCCTATAAAAGTGGGAAATTAAAGGCGTCACCAAATCTAGGTGATACTTTCATTGATTTGAATATATGA
- the ettA gene encoding energy-dependent translational throttle protein EttA, whose amino-acid sequence MADEKIIFSMVGVSKTFPPHKKVLNNIYLSFFYGAKIGIIGLNGSGKSTLMKIIAGVEKSYEGEVVFSPGYTVGYLEQEPQLDDNKTVREVVEEGVQEVVDLLKEYEAVNARFAEPMSDDEMNKLIEKQGELTEKLEHLDAWNLDSKLERAMDALRCPEGDTPVKVLSGGERRRVALCRLLLQQPDVLLLDEPTNHLDAESVQWLEMHLQQYKGTVIAITHDRYFLDNVAGWILELDRGEGIPWKGNYSSWLEQKSLRLAQEEKQESKRRKTLERELEWVRMSPKARHAKSKARLSAYDKLLNEDVKQKEEKLEIFIPNGPRLGDLVIEASNVSKAFGDKLLFENLSFKLPPNGIVGVIGPNGAGKTTLFRLIMGLEKPDSGEFRVGETVKLAYVDQQHKAIDPDKTVFEVISGGADNILLGGRQINARAYVARFNFSGADQEKKCGMLSGGERNRLHLALALKEEGNVILLDEPTNDIDVNTLRALEEGLEDFAGCAVVISHDRWFLDRIATHILAFEGNSQVYFFEGTYSEYEENKKKRLGDDTPHRIKYRKLME is encoded by the coding sequence ATGGCCGACGAAAAAATTATCTTTTCCATGGTGGGGGTGAGCAAAACTTTCCCTCCCCACAAGAAAGTGCTGAACAACATCTACCTGTCGTTTTTTTACGGTGCTAAGATTGGTATTATTGGTTTAAACGGTTCGGGTAAATCGACCCTGATGAAGATTATTGCAGGGGTTGAGAAATCGTACGAAGGGGAAGTGGTGTTTTCACCGGGCTACACAGTGGGCTACCTGGAACAGGAACCTCAACTGGATGACAATAAAACTGTCCGTGAGGTTGTTGAGGAGGGCGTTCAGGAGGTAGTTGACCTGCTCAAGGAATACGAAGCGGTAAACGCTCGCTTTGCAGAGCCTATGAGCGACGATGAGATGAACAAACTCATTGAAAAACAGGGAGAACTAACTGAAAAGTTAGAGCATTTGGATGCATGGAACCTGGACTCGAAACTTGAAAGAGCTATGGATGCTCTCCGGTGCCCGGAGGGCGATACACCCGTTAAGGTGCTATCAGGTGGAGAGCGCCGCCGGGTTGCCCTTTGTAGGCTTCTGCTTCAGCAGCCCGATGTACTGTTGCTGGATGAGCCAACCAACCATCTGGACGCAGAGTCGGTTCAGTGGCTCGAGATGCACCTACAGCAGTACAAAGGAACTGTTATAGCCATTACCCACGACCGTTACTTCCTCGATAACGTTGCAGGTTGGATCCTGGAACTCGACCGTGGCGAAGGAATTCCCTGGAAAGGGAACTACTCCTCATGGCTGGAGCAAAAATCGTTACGCCTTGCACAGGAGGAGAAGCAGGAGAGCAAACGCCGTAAAACCCTTGAGCGCGAGCTGGAATGGGTGCGTATGTCGCCTAAAGCCCGTCATGCCAAGTCAAAAGCCCGCCTCTCGGCATACGATAAGCTCCTGAACGAGGACGTAAAACAGAAGGAAGAAAAGCTTGAAATTTTCATTCCCAACGGGCCTCGACTTGGCGATTTGGTAATTGAAGCTAGCAATGTTTCCAAGGCCTTCGGCGATAAGCTGCTTTTCGAAAACCTTTCGTTTAAGCTTCCACCAAACGGAATAGTAGGTGTTATTGGCCCCAACGGTGCAGGTAAAACCACACTCTTCCGCCTGATTATGGGGCTTGAGAAGCCCGATAGCGGCGAATTCCGTGTAGGCGAAACCGTTAAGCTGGCCTATGTTGACCAGCAACACAAAGCAATTGACCCCGATAAAACGGTATTTGAGGTGATATCGGGCGGCGCCGATAATATCTTGCTGGGCGGCCGTCAAATAAACGCCCGCGCATACGTGGCACGTTTCAACTTTTCCGGTGCCGATCAGGAAAAGAAATGTGGCATGCTATCGGGTGGGGAGCGGAACAGGCTTCACCTTGCTCTTGCTCTTAAAGAGGAGGGAAACGTAATTCTGCTCGATGAGCCTACCAACGATATCGATGTGAACACACTGCGAGCCCTTGAGGAAGGATTGGAGGACTTTGCCGGCTGCGCCGTGGTAATCTCGCACGACCGTTGGTTCCTCGACCGTATTGCTACTCACATACTTGCCTTTGAGGGTAACTCCCAGGTTTACTTCTTTGAAGGAACCTACTCGGAGTATGAGGAAAACAAAAAGAAACGGCTTGGCGACGATACACCCCATAGGATAAAGTACCGCAAGCTAATGGAATAA
- a CDS encoding RloB family protein, whose protein sequence is MRQSRKNRNLVVPTFSFVVEGETEIWYLQMLKRNEQKLRINIEPKLPQRKSIEEQYHLVTSLAKREYSKIFWIIDLDVIIKESRVNQKDNLTPLQRLIKCKEELKKNYKNVTVIINNPCLEFWFLLHYKETSKLFNTCNEAAKELKKYLQDYEKTQKYYTKQDNDIYLKLKSHLKNAISNSSKLGEFDLNNQSKTICEMFLLFEADELKKIL, encoded by the coding sequence ATGAGACAGTCTAGGAAGAATAGAAATCTTGTTGTTCCAACATTTTCATTTGTTGTAGAAGGGGAGACCGAGATTTGGTATTTGCAAATGTTGAAGCGTAATGAACAAAAACTGAGAATAAATATTGAGCCAAAACTACCTCAAAGAAAAAGTATTGAAGAACAATATCATCTTGTAACAAGCCTTGCAAAAAGAGAGTATTCAAAAATATTTTGGATAATTGACTTAGACGTAATAATTAAAGAATCTAGAGTGAATCAAAAAGATAATTTAACACCTTTGCAAAGATTAATTAAGTGTAAAGAAGAACTTAAAAAGAATTACAAAAATGTTACTGTAATCATTAATAATCCCTGCTTAGAGTTTTGGTTTTTGCTACATTATAAAGAAACATCAAAACTTTTTAATACTTGCAATGAGGCTGCAAAAGAATTGAAAAAATATTTACAAGACTACGAAAAAACTCAAAAATACTACACTAAACAGGATAACGATATTTACCTTAAACTTAAATCTCATTTAAAAAATGCTATATCAAACTCATCAAAATTGGGTGAATTCGATTTGAATAATCAATCAAAGACAATTTGTGAAATGTTCCTTCTTTTTGAAGCCGATGAATTAAAAAAAATATTATA
- a CDS encoding GNAT family N-acyltransferase produces the protein MTESRNKIVNADEIKKAVNLGPIIGDGFARLLMYILRFNELNKKYANVANLQGLEFLNAALDILEVKFEVNPEELKRIPKNGAFISVSNHPFGGMDGILLLKIMLEQQRDDIRLLSNFLIKRIPQVEKFVFAVDPFENGGYQKSSNISGLKAAYTHLSEGGALGLFPAGEVSTYYDNVDETGVTDRHWQRSMIKFIKNARVPVVPIYFQGENSRLFHLLGLIHPLLRTAKLPSELLNKKNQTIRVRIGYPISVEEQDNYCDIEKFGRFLRVKTYSLGSTIDVDKFFKYKLKSEPEPEPIIPPVPQEVIEDEVSKLIENYLLFRSKNYAVICAPSVEMPNLMTEIGRLREITFRDVGEGTNRKIDVDEFDLYYWQLFIWDEDERRIVGAYRAGKGKEIIEKYGIEGFYIQTLFKIDKAFAPILEQCIELGRSFIVPDYQRKPLPLFLLWKGILYFLIKNPEYRYLIGPVSISNRFSDYSKGVIISFMKSNYYDHDFARFIKSRNKFKVPIKDEEFDIIFNNSDDLGKLDKFIQEVEPYDYRMPVLLKKYVKLNGKIIGFNVDPKFNNALDGLLILDLFQVPAETITSLSKEINDKSILERFNITDYTFEDQAE, from the coding sequence ATGACAGAAAGTAGAAATAAGATTGTCAATGCGGATGAGATCAAGAAGGCTGTAAACCTTGGCCCAATCATTGGAGATGGGTTTGCCCGTTTACTAATGTACATACTCCGATTCAATGAGCTTAACAAGAAGTACGCTAACGTGGCAAACCTTCAGGGGCTTGAATTTCTCAATGCAGCGCTCGATATCCTTGAGGTTAAGTTCGAGGTTAACCCCGAGGAGCTAAAACGGATTCCAAAGAATGGAGCGTTTATTTCGGTTTCGAACCATCCGTTTGGTGGAATGGATGGTATTTTGCTTCTAAAAATTATGCTTGAGCAGCAGCGCGATGACATTAGGCTGCTCTCAAATTTCTTGATCAAGCGTATTCCCCAGGTTGAAAAATTTGTATTTGCTGTTGACCCCTTTGAAAATGGTGGTTATCAAAAAAGTTCAAATATAAGCGGGTTAAAAGCGGCTTACACACACCTATCGGAGGGTGGTGCACTTGGTCTTTTCCCTGCCGGTGAGGTGTCAACCTACTACGACAACGTTGATGAAACCGGTGTAACAGACAGGCATTGGCAAAGATCAATGATTAAGTTCATCAAGAATGCACGCGTTCCGGTTGTTCCCATTTACTTTCAGGGCGAGAATAGCCGCCTGTTCCACTTGCTTGGACTAATTCACCCGCTCCTCCGTACTGCCAAGTTACCTTCGGAGTTACTTAACAAAAAGAACCAAACTATCAGGGTGCGTATTGGTTACCCAATTAGCGTTGAGGAACAGGATAACTACTGCGATATTGAGAAATTTGGTCGGTTCCTTAGAGTTAAAACATACTCGTTGGGATCGACCATCGATGTGGATAAGTTCTTTAAGTATAAGCTAAAATCGGAACCTGAACCCGAACCAATCATTCCTCCTGTTCCACAGGAAGTGATAGAGGATGAGGTTTCAAAGCTGATTGAAAATTACCTGTTGTTCCGTAGCAAAAACTATGCGGTTATTTGCGCCCCTTCAGTTGAGATGCCTAACCTGATGACTGAAATAGGTCGCCTACGCGAAATTACCTTCCGCGATGTGGGCGAGGGTACAAACCGTAAAATTGACGTGGACGAGTTTGACCTCTACTACTGGCAGCTATTTATTTGGGATGAGGACGAGCGACGTATTGTTGGTGCATACCGTGCCGGGAAAGGGAAAGAGATAATTGAAAAGTACGGTATTGAAGGATTTTACATCCAAACACTTTTTAAAATTGATAAAGCCTTTGCTCCAATTCTTGAGCAGTGCATTGAGCTTGGCCGTTCGTTCATTGTGCCCGATTACCAACGCAAGCCATTACCGTTGTTCCTACTCTGGAAAGGGATTCTCTACTTCCTTATTAAAAACCCGGAGTACCGCTACCTTATTGGCCCTGTAAGTATATCGAACCGATTCTCCGATTACTCCAAGGGTGTAATTATTAGCTTCATGAAATCGAACTACTACGACCATGACTTTGCCCGATTTATAAAATCGCGTAATAAATTCAAGGTGCCAATTAAGGATGAGGAGTTCGATATCATTTTTAACAATAGCGACGATCTTGGGAAACTCGATAAGTTTATCCAGGAGGTTGAACCATACGATTACCGCATGCCCGTGCTGCTGAAAAAGTATGTTAAGTTAAATGGCAAAATAATTGGTTTCAATGTCGATCCTAAGTTTAACAATGCGCTCGATGGCCTGCTAATACTCGATCTTTTCCAGGTACCTGCTGAAACCATCACTTCGCTTTCCAAGGAGATCAACGATAAATCGATACTGGAAAGGTTTAACATTACCGACTACACCTTTGAGGATCAGGCAGAGTAA